A section of the Malus sylvestris chromosome 17, drMalSylv7.2, whole genome shotgun sequence genome encodes:
- the LOC126611768 gene encoding receptor-like protein Cf-9: MGTGLGSSWFSLIFIGCIILLLLNATHCVSFVQTLSHFAECSALFQFKESLTINMSASDDPSAYPKVASWSQEDQVDRNRSNCCSWNGVECYEESGHVIGLDLASSCLYGSITSNSSLFRLLHLQRLDLSDNHFNFSPIPSRLSHDLTSLTYLNLSQSSFFGQIPSEISKLSKLSTLDLSYNEILIKANLRSLVQNLTNIKQLHLSWVDIYSTVPDVYRNRKYHSKK, translated from the coding sequence ATGGGAACGGGATTGGGGTCTTCATGGTTTAGCTTGATTTTTATAGGTTGTATTATTTTGCTTTTGCTCAATGCTACTCACTGTGTTTCGTTTGTGCAAACACTTTCGCATTTCGCTGAGTGCTCTGCCTTGTTTCAATTCAAGGAAAGCCTTACGATTAATATGTCTGCTTCTGATGATCCATCTGCTTATCCGAAGGTTGCATCTTGGTCGCAGGAAGATCAAGTTGATCGGAATCGGAGTAACTGTTGTTCGTGGAATGGTGTTGAGTGCTATGAGGAGTCTGGCCATGTCATTGGCCTTGACCTCGCCAGCAGCTGTCTATATGGTTCTATCACTTCCAACAGCAGCCTCTTCCGACTTCTTCACTTGCAGAGGCTCGACCTCTCAGATAATCACTTCAACTTCTCTCCAATACCGTCAAGATTAAGCCATGATCTTACGAGCCTAACATATCTCAACCTTTCTCAGTCGTCTTTTTTTGGCCAAATTCCATCTGAAATTTCCAAGTTGTCCAAACTGTCTACCCTGGATCTGTCTTACAATGAAATACTGATAAAGGCCAACCTGAGAAGCCTAGTCCAAAACTTGACCAACATAAAACAGCTTCACCTTAGCTGGGTAGACATATACTCCACTGTGCCTGATGTATATAGAAACAGAAAATATCACAGTAAAAAATGA
- the LOC126610822 gene encoding pentatricopeptide repeat-containing protein At4g26680, mitochondrial has product MNKFPIRQFSGLPNSIPKEPTFTNPTISGSFGKMNRNPIPIPHRTIPEPKGQDLDFVNVVNSHLIHSDWAKLNPLSTGLTAFRVKHILLKIQKDYVLSLEFFNWVAARNPNAHTLETHSMILHILTKYRKFKSAESISKKILVSGSIDLPSKLFEAILYSYRLCDSSPRVFDSLFKTFAHLKKFRNATNMFCQMKEYGFFPTVESCNAYLSSLLDLHRADVALAFYREMRRCRISPNVYTLNMVMAAYCKSGKLESAVEVLEEMESMGCSPSVVSYNTLIAGHCDKGLMSSALKFKNLMAKNGLHPTVVTFNTLIDGFCKAGKLQEANRVFSEMKAANVATNTVTYNSLINGYSQAGNSEMGTRLFEEMSKNRVNADILTYNALILGLCKEGKTKKAAYLVKELDAKHFVPNASTFSALIVGQCVRKNADRAFQLCQSMIRSGHHPDEQTLKTLLSSFCDNRDFDGAVQVLEEMVERSIALDSGILSDLCLGLHRCGKEELVKSLCGKLEARRLMPQGFDKRSYPVHKVPALRRVWER; this is encoded by the coding sequence ATGAACAAATTCCCAATTCGTCAGTTTTCGGGTTTGCCCAATTCGATTCCAAAAGAACCCACCTTTACAAACCCCACAATTTCTGGGAGTTTTGGGAAAATGAATCGGAATCCGATTCCTATACCCCACAGAACGATTCCTGAACCCAAAGGGCAGGACCTTGATTTTGTCAATGTTGTAAACAGCCATCTGATTCACTCGGATTGGGCTAAGCTTAATCCCTTATCGACCGGTCTAACTGCTTTTAGAGTTAAACATATATTGCTGAAAATTCAGAAGGATTATGTTCTTTCCCTTGAGTTTTTCAATTGGGTTGCTGCTCGAAACCCGAATGCACATACCCTCGAAACACATTCCATGATTCTCCACATTCTCACCAAGTACCGGAAGTTCAAATCCGCGGAGTCTATTTCGAAGAAGATTCTTGTTTCGGGCTCAATTGATTTGCCTTCCAAGTTGTTTGAGGCGATTCTGTATTCGTACCGGTTGTGTGACTCATCTCCTCGTGTCTTTGATTCGCTGTTCAAGACTTTCGCGCATTTGAAGAAGTTTAGGAATGCCACAAACATGTTTTGTCAGATGAAGGAGTACGGTTTCTTCCCAACGGTTGAGTCTTGCAATGCGTATTTGAGCTCATTGCTTGATTTGCATAGAGCGGACGTTGCTTTGGCGTTCTATAGAGAAATGCGGCGTTGTAGGATTTCGCCCAATGTCTATACTCTTAATATGGTTATGGCTGCTTACTGCAAATCGGGAAAATTAGAGAGCGCTGTTGAGGTGCTCGAGGAGATGGAGAGCATGGGTTGTAGTCCTAGTGTGGTGTCGTATAATACACTGATTGCGGGACACTGTGATAAGGGTCTTATGAGTTCGGCTTTGAAGTTCAAAAACTTGATGGCGAAGAATGGATTGCACCCTACTGTGGTAACTTTTAACACGCTTATTGACGGCTTTTGCAAGGCAGGAAAACTACAAGAAGCAAATAGAGTTTTTAGCGAGATGAAGGCCGCAAATGTGGCTACTAATACAGTAACTTACAATAGTTTGATAAACGGGTACAGCCAGGCAGGTAATAGTGAGATGGGCACTAGGCTTTTCGAGGAGATGTCAAAGAACCGAGTAAATGCTGATATACTGACTTATAATGCACTGATATTGGGACTCTGCAAGGAGGGTAAAACAAAGAAAGCTGCGTATCTGGTTAAAGAACTTGATGCAAAGCACTTTGTCCCGAATGCCTCAACCTTTTCTGCCCTTATTGTAGGACAGTGTGTCCGAAAGAATGCTGATCGTGCCTTTCAGTTATGCCAAAGCATGATAAGAAGTGGTCATCATCCTGATGAGCAAACTTTGAAGACGCTTTTATCAAGCTTCTGCGATAACAGAGATTTTGATGGAGCAGTCCAAGTCTTGGAAGAAATGGTAGAGAGATCTATTGCTCTTGATTCAGGTATCTTATCTGATTTATGTCTAGGACTTCACCGATGTGGGAAAGAAGAATTGGTAAAGTCATTATGCGGTAAGTTGGAAGCTAGACGACTCATGCCTCAAGGTTTtgataaaaggtcgtacccagtgcacaaggttcccgctttacgcagggtctgggagaggtga
- the LOC126610823 gene encoding uncharacterized protein LOC126610823 translates to MVGLSIGEKHFIQGGIAQDIRSDGRKRLTPRPINVKTGVISQANGSARVRMGATDVIASVKAELGRPTALQPDKGKVFINVDCSPTAAPMFEGRGGEELSAELSVALRHCLLGGKSGSGAGIELSSLVVVEGKICWDLYIDGLVVSSDGNLLDALGAAIKAALSNTGIPRVNVAAGASGDEQPEVDVSDEEFLQFDTSKVPVIVTLTKVGKHYIVDATSEEESQMSSAVSISVNRQGHICGLTKRGGAGLDPSIILDMVSVAKTVSEQLINTLDSQIAAAEAGEDES, encoded by the exons ATGGTGGGACTATCCATAGGAGAAAAGCATTTTATACAGGGCGGTATTGCACAGGACATTCGTTCTGATGGTCGAAAAAGATTGACGCCTCGGCCCATCAATGTCAAAACTGGAGTAATTTCCCAG GCAAATGGTTCGGCAAGGGTCAGGATGGGGGCTACGGATGTCATTGCTAGTGTGAAG GCTGAACTTGGAAGGCCAACTGCACTGCAACCCGACAAAGGAAAGGTCTTTATAAACGTCGATTGCAGTCCAACCGCAGCACCAATGTTTGAG GGTAGAGGGGGTGAGGAGCTGTCAGCAGAACTCTCAGTGGCTCTTCGACATTGCCTCTTGGGTGGTAAAAGTGGATCTG GTGCTGGAATTGAACTCTCCTCTCTAGTAGTTGTGGAAGGAAAGATCTGTTGGGATCTTTACATTGACGGCCTTGTTGTCAGTTCAGATGGGAATCTTCTAGATGCCCTAGGTGCTGCTATAAAG GCTGCTTTGAGCAATACAGGCATCCCAAGAGTAAATGTTGCAGCTGGTGCATCTGGGGATGAGCAACCGGAGGTTGATGTAAGCGACGAGGAGTTTCTGCAATTTGACACATCTAAGGTCCCTGTCATAGTTACATTAACAAAG GTAGGTAAGCACTATATTGTGGATGCCACTTCAGAAGAGGAATCACAAATGAGCTCGGCTGTTTCAATTTCCGTCAATAGGCAAGGGCACATCTGCGGGTTGACCAAACGGGGTGGTGCAGGCCTTGATCCAAGCATCATTCTCGACATGGTATCCGTGGCAAAAACAGTTAGTGAGCAGCTGATAAACACGTTGGATTCTCAGATAGCTGCCGCTGAAGCTGGTGAAGATGAATCGTAA
- the LOC126610821 gene encoding transcriptional adapter ADA2a-like yields the protein MGRSRAVSQAAVDNHNQSRGKRKRTASGAEAAENSGTAQKSVAQEISEPKGAFYHCNYCNKDISGKIRIKCVVCPDFDLCIECFSVGAELTPHRCNHPYRVMDNLAFPLICPDWNVDEEMLLLEGIEMYGFGNWTEVSEHVGTKTRQHCIDHYKAIYMNSPFFPLPDMSHVMGKSREELLALAKGSDEIKKEVPMLVEITLKEVSPFSAEVKCEESKNNPASQSSSNSTADVAKGLVPGAVKKASNKKQIKDETKVGKVEETQVDRSVGEKKLRSLGEEGPITEFSGYNFKREEFETEYDNDAEQILADMEFKDTDTNADRELKLRVLHVYAKRLDERKRRKKFILERHLLYPDPFEKGLAPEEREIYKRFKVFMRFHSSEDHKELLKNIIEEQQIVKRIQDLQEARTAGCRTASDASRYLEEKRKKEAEESALRIKESSQAGKGLQISPRGSFKGSTVLHPFSKDSYLTTQAISNSLDYWDVTGLAGADLLSEAERRLCSEIRILPSHYLNMLQTISIEIVNGNVTKQADARSLFKVEPSKVDRVYDMLVQKGMAQA from the exons ATGGGTCGTTCCCGCGCGGTTTCGCAGGCGGCTGTCGACAACCACAATCAGAG TAGGGGCAAAAGAAAGAGAACGGCTTCGGGGGCGGAGGCGGCGGAAAACAGCGGCACAGCTCAGAAATCTGTGGCCCAAGAAATCAGCGAACCGAAAGGAGCTTTCTACCATTGCAATTACTGCAACAAggatatttctgggaaaattcgGATAAAGTGCGTGGTTTGTCCAGATTTTGACCTTTGCATTGAGTGCTTCTCTGTTGGAGCTGAGCTTACACCTCACAGATGCAACCACCCTTACAGGGTTATG GACAATTTGGCTTTTCCACTTATCTGTCCAGACTGGAATGTGGATGAAGAGATGCTACTGCTCGAG GGTATTGAAATGTATGGATTTGGGAATTGGACCGAAGTTTCTGAACATGTTGGAACAAAAACCAGACAACACTGTATTGACCATTATAAAGCTATTTATATGAACTCTCCGTTCTTTCCTCTCCCA GACATGTCTCATGTTATGGGAAAGAGCAGAGAGGAGCTTCTTGCTTTGGCTAAGGGGTCTGATGAAATCAAGAAAG AAGTTCCCATGCTTGTGGAGATTACACTGAAAGAAGTGTCTCCCTTTTCTGCAGAAGTCAA ATGTGAAGAATCAAAAAACAATCCAGCTTCCCAATCGTCGTCCAACTCAACTGCTG ATGTTGCCAAAGGGTTGGTCCCAGGTGCTGTAAAGAAGGCATCCAACAAAAAGCAGATTAAGGACGAGACTAAAGTCGGTAAAGTGGAAG AAACTCAGGTTGACCGGAGCGTTGGAGAAAAAAAACTGAGGAGTTTAGGGGAAGAGGGACCTATTACAGAATTCAGTGGCTATAATTTCAAGAGGGAAGAGTTTGAAACTGAATATGATAACGATGCTGAGCAGATTCTGGCCGATATGGAATTCAAGGATACTGACACTAATGCTGACCGTGAATTGAAACTACGAGTTCTGCATGTCTACGCAAAAAG GCTTGATGAGAGGAAACGTAGGAAGAAGTTCATACTTGAAAGACATCTGCTTTACCCCGACCCTTTTGAGAAGGGCCTCGCACCTGAAGAAAGAGAAATATACAAGCGCTTCAAAGTTTTCATGCGGTTCCACTCAAGTGAAGACCACAAGGAATTGCTTAAGAATATCATTGAGGAACAACAGATTGTCAAAAGAATACAGGATCTTCAG GAAGCTCGAACTGCTGGCTGTAGGACAGCTTCTGACGCCAGTAGATACCTTgaagagaagaggaagaaggaagcTGAAGAAAGTGCCTTAAGGATTAAGGAAAGCTCACAGGCTGGTAAAGGCTTGCAGATCAGCCCTCGGGGATCTTTCAAGGGATCCACAGTTCTGCATCCCTTCAGCAAGGACTCATATTTAACTACGCAAGCTATTTCAAACTCCTTGGATTATTGGGATGTCACTGGGCTAGCCGGGGCTGATTTACTCTCCGAAGCC GAACGAAGACTTTGCAGTGAGATCAGAATTCTACCTTCACATTATCTCAACATGCTGCAGACCATCTCCATAGAGATTGTAAACGGCAATGTTACAAAGCAAGCGGATGCCCGTAGCCTGTTTAAGGTTGAACCGAGCAAAGTCGATAGGGTTTACGACATGCTGGTGCAAAAGGGAATGGCTCAAGCATAG